Proteins encoded together in one Acidimicrobiales bacterium window:
- a CDS encoding enoyl-CoA hydratase/isomerase family protein, translating to MRLLTLHRAEKKNALSIELRDEMSDVLDTMARDDGAKVVVVTGAGDTFSAGFDLKEFDDLGDEAHARRLWDSSDRWHRTLVEFPLPTVAAVNGPALAGGFDLAVMCDIRLAATTARFAHPEQAFSDVVYGPLHDLVGGAVARDLCLTGRRVGAEEALGLRLVSMVVASEDLEHEALALASRISMAPRDILLRTKAKAIRRAGVSGATLDL from the coding sequence GTGAGGCTGCTCACCCTCCACCGAGCGGAGAAGAAGAACGCGCTCTCGATCGAGCTGCGGGACGAGATGAGCGACGTCCTCGACACCATGGCCCGCGACGATGGCGCCAAGGTGGTCGTGGTGACCGGCGCCGGCGACACCTTCTCGGCGGGATTCGATCTGAAGGAGTTCGACGACCTCGGGGACGAGGCCCACGCCCGCCGCCTCTGGGACTCGTCGGACCGCTGGCACCGCACGCTGGTCGAGTTTCCCCTGCCGACCGTCGCCGCCGTCAACGGACCGGCCCTGGCCGGTGGGTTCGACCTGGCCGTCATGTGCGACATCCGTCTGGCCGCCACGACGGCCCGCTTCGCCCACCCCGAGCAGGCCTTCAGCGATGTCGTCTACGGCCCCCTCCACGACCTGGTGGGGGGCGCCGTGGCCCGGGATCTGTGCCTGACCGGTCGACGAGTCGGGGCCGAGGAGGCGCTCGGGCTGCGGCTGGTGTCGATGGTCGTGGCCTCGGAGGACCTCGAGCACGAGGCCCTGGCGCTGGCGTCACGCATCAGCATGGCGCCGCGCGACATTCTCCTGCGCACCAAGGCGAAGGCGATCCGGCGGGCCGGCGTCTCGGGGGCCACCCTCGATCTGTGA